From one Streptomyces sp. NBC_01478 genomic stretch:
- a CDS encoding neutral/alkaline non-lysosomal ceramidase N-terminal domain-containing protein, whose protein sequence is MNSSASGNLRVGVAKVDITPEDLTNLNPLGGSFTGVHDPIHLRALVLDDGAHEVALLSADLIEAGDMTPVRERIERELGIPFDHIVITATHTHSAPRIGLVSPGALAHGGPPESDTYTAWVYDRMISALKAARASSQPARFGLGKGTADVNVNRDEYIAGKWSMGVNPDGPSDKTVWVLRFETLTGDPIAVLLNYAVHSTVVLGTEEVSADLAGAATAYVERHLGGGVVALWTLGPVGDQSPRVALGKLRGATDDERVFAYEAMAAQGLMVGAEAVRVAGGIRESTSTVRIGAAERVLACPMKEGVDVMEDMIQEKVDSVDLRLGLVTINEVALAGVSGEVVTDIYRRLQRESPLANTLLISIANDRIGYLADDQSYARNTFEVNGCPIVQGYAETGIVDGLVGMIRGTLR, encoded by the coding sequence TTGAACTCGTCCGCATCAGGGAATCTGCGGGTCGGTGTCGCCAAAGTCGACATCACACCCGAGGACCTGACCAATCTCAATCCGCTGGGCGGTTCGTTCACCGGCGTGCACGACCCGATCCACCTCCGGGCGCTCGTCCTCGACGACGGGGCGCACGAGGTGGCCCTGCTGTCGGCCGATCTGATCGAGGCCGGCGACATGACGCCGGTCCGCGAGCGGATCGAGCGGGAACTCGGCATCCCCTTCGACCACATCGTCATCACCGCGACGCACACCCACAGCGCCCCCCGGATCGGCCTGGTCTCCCCGGGAGCGCTCGCGCACGGGGGACCTCCGGAGTCGGACACCTACACCGCCTGGGTGTACGACAGGATGATCAGCGCGCTGAAAGCAGCCAGGGCGTCGTCCCAGCCGGCCCGGTTCGGCCTCGGCAAGGGGACCGCCGATGTCAACGTCAACCGCGACGAGTACATCGCGGGCAAGTGGTCCATGGGCGTCAACCCCGACGGCCCGTCGGACAAAACCGTCTGGGTGCTCAGGTTCGAGACCCTCACCGGCGACCCGATCGCGGTGCTGCTCAACTACGCGGTGCACTCCACCGTGGTGCTGGGCACGGAGGAGGTCAGCGCCGACCTCGCGGGGGCGGCCACCGCGTATGTCGAGCGGCACCTCGGCGGCGGTGTCGTGGCGTTGTGGACCCTCGGGCCGGTGGGCGACCAGTCGCCCAGGGTCGCCCTCGGCAAGCTGCGGGGCGCCACCGACGACGAGCGGGTGTTCGCCTACGAGGCGATGGCCGCCCAGGGGCTGATGGTCGGCGCGGAAGCCGTACGGGTGGCGGGCGGGATCCGGGAGTCGACCTCCACGGTCCGTATCGGCGCGGCGGAACGGGTGCTCGCCTGTCCCATGAAGGAGGGCGTGGACGTGATGGAGGACATGATCCAGGAGAAGGTCGACTCGGTTGACCTGCGGCTGGGCCTTGTCACCATCAACGAGGTCGCCCTGGCCGGCGTGTCGGGCGAGGTGGTGACCGACATCTACCGGCGGCTCCAGCGGGAGTCCCCCCTCGCGAACACCCTGCTGATCTCCATCGCCAACGACCGCATCGGCTACCTCGCCGACGACCAGTCGTACGCACGCAACACCTTCGAGGTCAACGGCTGCCCCATCGTGCAGGGGTACGCCGAGACCGGCATCGTCGACGGTCTGGTCGGCATGATCAGGGGCACGCTGCGGTGA